DNA sequence from the Cucurbita pepo subsp. pepo cultivar mu-cu-16 chromosome LG06, ASM280686v2, whole genome shotgun sequence genome:
CTTAAAATATGTACTCTCGACCTCTCTTAATCTCCCAGAGGGGTCGGGGTTTCCCCACATATTGTTGAACTTTGCTTAGAATACAGATCGATGTCAATCCTTATTTCTTATTGTAATCTAGTCTAGATTGTGATGGTGATGGTGATGTTTCAGGGCATCCATGGATATTGTTTTACACCGAACGCACGCTCAAGACTCTACCGATCAAACTAAAACTGAAGAATCAAGAATCTTGCCAACAGTCTCCCATTTCAGCCAAAACTAAGTCTGACAGAAACAGGATTGACAGTGCAGCTAATTCGACCTCCCTTAACGAAGTCTCTGACCTTTCGTCATCTGAAAGTTGCAACGCCAATGGCGAAGATGACGACGATTGCTTTCTGGTGGATGCCCTTGCTACAGCTATTTCACACGTGAGAATATCCGAGCCAAAGAGAAGTAGGCTGTGTGTTCCTACAGGCCCTATCGAGCAGCACAGCTCCTCTAACATGAAAGCTAACAATCTTTGTAAAGCGTTTTGATATCCTGCTGACAGGCCAGCAACATCGTCGATATCGTTCTCCGTCCTCCGTCCTcctgttccttttttttcctaagCTGGGGGAACTACTAGTTACAGGTAACACGACCCGGATGAATTCCTCCAAGTAGATGATAAGAAGGTGATTTTCCAGGCTGACATCAAAGCAAATCAATCCATGATGAGATGATTGTGATTAATATGCACAGTCTGTGTTAGTCACTGCCTGAGCTGCATTAAATCTGATTAGTAGTGTGTGGTTTTGTGCTTTTTAAGTCTAATAATTGTCTTAACATGAACTGACCAAATTTGATGTACATATTCTGTAAATACAGCAGTAATGAAGAGTGCATTTTGATATCTCAGGTCACCTTGGCTGCCACTGCCACACCAAATCTAAACTagttcttcaaaatttaagatttatatttatttaatttgtttaattttagatataaatttttattttagatataaatttaataacgatattattcaattattaattaagaagatcaaacaattttgatgatattattcaattattaattaagaagatCAAACAAtttcgattttattttattttttaaataaaaaaggcaCGCTACTTAAcaaatccatttttttaatcaaatctatGAATAAAAAGATGGATGAATCTATTGAGACTCTTTCGTTTTTGATATCTAAAAAAGAATCGATTTCATTCGAAGGTTGATTCAAAGAACTGCGCTTAGCCCCCCCCCTCATGAAACGGCTTTTAATCAAATCTATGAATAAAAAGATGGATGAATCTATTGAGACTCTTTCGATTTTGATATCTAAAAAAGAATCGATTTCATTCAACGGTTGATTGATTCAAAGAACTACGCTTAGCCCTCCCGCTCATGAAACAGCTCTGCTGCAATGGAAGGCAGAGGGTCCGTAGTACCCATATCAGTTAAAAGGTCCAGTTTCTCCTAAAAGTCACAatagaaattagaaataacCTTGGGAATAAATGAATTAACGAATAATACTATAGTTATGAGGCACAATACAAATCTTTATAGCGTATAAAAGTATACTAAAAAAGTTCCTATAAGAGAAAATCAAAAGCCTATTTTCACTGTCCCATATTCTAAGCTGAGGGGGAGACAGCGATAATATATTCAACATCATTCCtgtttcttttcccttttttgcCGGCCAGCAAACTGGTTTTTCATTCATAATGAGGAAGGAAATGAGGaaaaacattcattttctGGATATTTTCATCCACATATACACTATAAAGAAACAGATCAATGCAAATATGACGACCTGGACGACGTGATTTGATCCGTTCtgtatgatttttttgttcaatcttCTTACATTGTCCTTCACCCCTGCTTGAGCTTTGATCAATGTCATTTGCTGCAACAACACCGAAAACAGATGATCGGATATGttagaactaaaaaaatactgGCGATTGCACACGTTTGGAACCGATACAAGTTGAtatgagactgattttctttggttagtttcttttaatctGATAGAGCTCTATGCATTTTGGACTGAAGTTATCAAGGGAACGGTTGAtttgctttgttctttttgttctctATTTTGCTCCACTCACACTACCCAAACCTATCGTTAGCAACTTGTATCAGATATGagactagtggtgggcttgggacgttacaaatggtatcagagccagacaccgggcgatgtgccagtgaggaagctaagccttgaaggggggtagacaacGAGatagtgtgccagtaaggacgttgaacctcgaaggagggtggattgtgagatcccacaccggATGAggaaaagaacgaaacattctttataagggtatgaaaacctctccctagcagacacgttttaaaaaccttgatgggaagcccgaaagggaaggTCCAGAGAAGACATTATCTACTACTATCAACCTGTATAATTTTACTCCATTCCCTACCATCATACGAAGAGGAATCAATTAATTGGAATAATTAACACTCCGATCCTTGTaccaatataattttaataaatgcaatattataatttttaattctcatTCTATCCATCAGTTTCCATTTTCTCAAGTAATCAGGACCTAAAGAGTTTTCTCACAAGGAAGAACGTCAGTAAATAAAGATCAAGAGTTAAATCAACatacaaaaaacaaatgaaaatatgaCAACTATGAATAgcattaagaaaaaaattgcataCCAATTGATCAAGAAAATCATGCTGGAACTTTGCTTCTGTCCCAATGTCATGAGCAATCTGCACCAGGACAATTACACCAGGTACCAAAAAGTAAAGATCAAAAGCCGAATATGGAATTAATTAAACGAACTGGCATATATAATCTGTACAGGATCTCAACAAGATTAAGATTATgataaaactgtgagactttTGGACCAGAAAACATTACACAATCTGTTCTTTTTTACCCAATAAGAAACAAGATGAGCTTTCGTCGATAATATGAGACAGAAGAGGCTGCTCAACATTGACCGCCATACAATTAGGCATGTACCAGCTCAAACCAAACCCACTAGAACGCTTAGCTAAACgtttagaaacaaatctttctacaaataataataatgttgttGTAAGAAGAAAATTGGACAGTCAAGCAAAGATGCCCCTCATTTTCGAGATTTTGATGGCATACAACTGGTGTGTTGGCAAATCAATCTCCTAGACCAACTGTTGTAGAAACCAAATCTCCACTCAAGGAACAAACCATCAGGCTGCTAATGGACAACTCAACTCAGatgctgaagaagaagaaaaagaacaggaaaaaagaaaattgcattTAGAGGCAAATTGTAGAGAAAAATGATACGAGCCAAGAACAGCGGAGAAAGACGTCCAAGGAACAACTCCAACTTAGCAAAAAGAAGATGGACAATAATAATCAAAAGTTGTTGGAGGTGAGGGGAAGGTGAGAACTGCATTACAGCCACTGACAGAAAACAGAATGACCATGGATGAATTCGAGAAGAGATTTAGAAGTCTTTTAATGGTAGTTGATAGAGGATTGTGCACGGTTCAAACTGTGGTTTGCCTCGTGTTTTTGTGTCTTGAATTTGCAGGGGTTTTATTTTCCAAACTCATTTTTGAGAAGGAAAACAAGGTAAGCAATTAGTTGGTCTgatttttgttcataatttaataatgaatGCTATGCAGTTTGTGTTTCAGTAGGATTCTTCAgacaattataatttatattgatatgctttttacattattattacaCATTTCTTTCATTGCCTACTATACGTTTTGAATGGTGATGAGCCAATAGACAAGAACAGCAACTACAAAGACTCGTAAATATGGATTCAACGTGTACCAGTCGAATGTAATGTATCATATATTCCGTTCTTCTAAGAAGGGAGAGAAACTCACAAATTTCacagaaagaaaacaatgtcTGTGACCACCATGATAATGAAATCGAACACTAAGCACATAGCATGCAGCTATACCACGTGAGATGTATTGATACAGAACGTACAGCTCGTAAATTCCATTAAGAAAGGAACCACGAGCAGTGCAAATTCCAAGAGTACCATTACAAGTAGATCAACCTCGAACATAgctaaattcaaataattataggAGCACCGCAAGAAATCTGAAGATTTCTGTTCATATTTCTGTCGAGTACTTTATTTCTAGTTATTCGATGAAGATACCAGCATCGAGTGCTTTCAATAAAGGCTTAGCTGCGTGTTCTAGTTTGCAATTCAATAAACCTAAGTGCAAAGCTGTACCATAGATTAACGTAAAATCATAATACTCACATTTCTAAGCCTTTTAACTTGGCTGTGAAGACCTACGATCTCGTCGTCCAAGTCCCCTTGCATCGGATCGATCTGAAGTTGAATTTCATCGGAAGCAGCCGCCGTTCTTGTGCTAAGCCCCTCCCTGAATACCTCAAAACGAAGGACGATTGCAATTAAGCGACATGAATTGAGTAATCATCATTCTTAACACCGGTAAACATAGAAACAATTTGAGAAATTCCTCAAGACAAGTGACAGAAAACTCGCAGTTCTTGCAATACCTCTAATTTCTGTAAATATACTGGAAGTTAGCATGATAAGAACGATGACAATACCTGGAACGATAAGGAGCAGCGTTGCCATTGTAGAAGGAACTACCGCCACGAAACGAACTGGACGCCATTAGATACAGAATGAAAAGCTAATCAGAAATGGAACAATCTGATCGGAAACAGACGAATTGCGAGGATCAGTTTCAGAGTCTTCGGTTCGGAAGGTGAGAGCACAGAGCAAATCGGGACTTTCCGACTCCCGTTTATCAGAGGCGCGTTGGCGGGGCGTAAAGGGCGGGTGAATGCCGGTTCGGTTCTCCAATATGAAATAAACCGGGTTTCGAGAATTTGAGACCGGTATGTCCTTAACTTTGTATAGACCggtatattcttttattataattaaaatttacagtTAAGTATAAAATTACGAGAATTTAAgactaaaatagaattataatttattttaaggcgacattttattaaaattaattagaggGAATATTAATCTTCCTTTTCGAGTTCTTTGTCACTTGGTATAAATTCAGCATGCAATCGAGGCGCGAAAGCCCAGGCGTCGGCCCCTGCGATCACGATTGGCGCCAGTCCAGTAGCAGCCTCTCCCCTATCTCCGAGCGATGCGAAGCGGGCTGAGCCTTCAAATCTTTCTATAGGAATGCGTCCAGTTCTTCGTAAAATCCAGTCAGCGACACGCTTGTTTTTCATCCA
Encoded proteins:
- the LOC111796734 gene encoding bet1-like protein At1g29060, which encodes MASSSFRGGSSFYNGNAAPYRSREGLSTRTAAASDEIQLQIDPMQGDLDDEIVGLHSQVKRLRNIAHDIGTEAKFQHDFLDQLQMTLIKAQAGVKDNVRRLNKKIIQNGSNHVVQVVIFALICFFIVYMWMKISRK